One window of the Acaryochloris sp. CCMEE 5410 genome contains the following:
- the aroA gene encoding 3-phosphoshikimate 1-carboxyvinyltransferase has translation MPTDVLTVCPAPTGTTWVIQSEGCLQGKTTIPGDKSISHRALMLGALASGETTIQGLLLGEDPRSTAHCFRALGAEISELNTEHVRVQGIGLGHLLEPDVVLDAGNSGTTLRLMLGILASHPDRLFTVTGDTSLCSRPMGRVIKPLQQMGAHIWGRQSDTLAPLAIRGQQLQPIQYPSPIASAQVKSCIMFAGLMAEGQTTITEPALSRDHSERMFAAFGADITVDPDTCSVTVTGPAQLHGQAIIVPGDISSAAFWLVAGAIVPGSDIWIENVGVNPTRTGVLEVLEQMGAKMTLANQRTVAGEPVADIHIQQSQLHGTVIEGAVIPRLVDEVPILAVAALFAQGPTTIRDAAELRVKESDRLTAMATQLQKMGANITEQPDGLEIQGGASLQGADVDSFGDHRVGMSLAIAALNATGSTTIHRAEAAAISYPNFVATLQQLWQS, from the coding sequence ATGCCTACTGATGTGTTGACCGTCTGCCCTGCCCCTACAGGAACAACCTGGGTGATCCAGTCTGAAGGGTGTCTTCAGGGTAAAACGACAATCCCCGGTGATAAGTCCATTTCCCATCGCGCCTTGATGTTGGGCGCTTTGGCCTCCGGTGAAACCACGATTCAAGGGCTACTGCTGGGGGAAGATCCTCGTAGCACAGCCCATTGCTTTCGGGCCTTGGGTGCTGAGATTTCTGAATTGAACACAGAACATGTGCGGGTGCAGGGGATTGGTTTAGGCCATTTACTAGAGCCCGACGTGGTGTTAGACGCCGGGAATTCAGGCACTACTTTGCGGCTGATGTTAGGCATTCTCGCCTCTCACCCGGATCGATTATTTACGGTGACTGGGGATACCTCCCTCTGCAGTCGTCCCATGGGCCGCGTCATCAAACCCCTCCAACAAATGGGCGCTCATATTTGGGGTCGCCAAAGCGATACTCTAGCGCCTTTAGCGATTCGAGGCCAGCAGTTACAGCCCATCCAGTACCCTTCACCCATCGCATCGGCTCAGGTTAAGTCTTGCATTATGTTTGCTGGCTTAATGGCCGAGGGCCAAACCACCATTACCGAGCCGGCCTTATCTCGTGATCACTCAGAACGAATGTTTGCTGCTTTTGGTGCCGATATCACCGTTGATCCGGACACCTGTAGCGTCACGGTAACCGGGCCAGCGCAGCTGCACGGGCAAGCCATCATCGTACCGGGAGATATCAGCTCAGCCGCTTTTTGGCTGGTGGCAGGGGCAATTGTACCGGGTTCAGATATCTGGATTGAGAATGTCGGCGTTAATCCCACACGCACCGGCGTCCTAGAGGTGCTAGAGCAGATGGGAGCCAAGATGACCCTTGCCAATCAACGGACTGTAGCGGGGGAGCCAGTGGCCGATATCCATATCCAGCAAAGTCAGCTTCACGGAACTGTCATTGAGGGAGCTGTGATTCCTCGATTAGTGGATGAAGTTCCGATTCTGGCCGTTGCAGCCTTGTTTGCCCAAGGACCTACCACCATCCGAGATGCAGCAGAATTACGGGTCAAGGAAAGCGATCGCTTGACTGCCATGGCCACTCAACTCCAAAAAATGGGAGCGAATATCACCGAGCAACCCGATGGATTAGAGATCCAAGGGGGTGCCAGTTTACAGGGAGCAGACGTGGATAGTTTTGGGGATCACCGCGTGGGTATGAGTCTTGCGATCGCAGCTCTAAACGCGACTGGATCTACCACCATTCATCGAGCTGAAGCCGCCGCCATTTCATACCCTAATTTTGTAGCGACTCTGCAACAGCTTTGGCAATCCTAA
- a CDS encoding D-alanyl-D-alanine carboxypeptidase, with amino-acid sequence MLQLFSTGLIPLWLNTVGVLANQTVPPLTPFNLLHINTPDVKVAEIWQDSLNQFSSQGFAPTAQGFWLQTQDQLLVNHNAQKPLPAASLTKVATTLAVLKTWGPHHTFLTEVRSTGPVVDGVLQGDLVIVGGGDPLFVGPEATSLGYSLKQLGIQTVSGNLIISGNFWMDFLTEPKQAGERLRQGLNGQIYQTTEESRYTPPTTTQLATQIAISGSVQWRSVPPQSQLLLRHQSLPIFALLKQMNVNSNNALAESLASGIGNGPTLVAQVTAATGVSTKEIRLQNGSGLGQDNRLSPRAVVALLLGIQQELKPHQLTLADVFPVAKRDLGTIEDRQLPTAAIVKTGTLWNVSALAGVIPTQKLGPVWFTIINRGENIDGFRKDQDRILQQLTQRLGTDAKNINDLRPSRPMPTVGDPKRNQVAGR; translated from the coding sequence ATGTTGCAACTGTTTAGTACAGGTCTAATCCCATTGTGGTTAAACACAGTCGGGGTGTTGGCGAATCAAACAGTGCCTCCGTTAACTCCATTCAATCTACTCCATATCAATACCCCTGACGTGAAAGTTGCAGAGATTTGGCAGGATTCATTAAATCAGTTCTCATCCCAAGGATTTGCTCCTACTGCCCAGGGATTTTGGTTACAAACCCAAGATCAGCTCTTGGTCAACCATAATGCTCAGAAGCCCCTTCCTGCTGCGTCTTTAACCAAAGTGGCGACCACCTTAGCCGTTTTAAAAACCTGGGGACCTCACCATACCTTCCTGACCGAAGTTAGATCCACAGGGCCCGTTGTGGATGGCGTGTTGCAGGGAGATTTAGTGATTGTAGGGGGTGGAGATCCTCTATTTGTAGGTCCTGAAGCCACTAGTCTGGGATATAGCCTCAAACAGCTGGGGATTCAAACCGTCTCCGGCAACTTAATTATTTCTGGCAACTTCTGGATGGATTTCCTCACCGAACCTAAACAAGCGGGAGAGCGTTTGCGCCAAGGATTAAATGGGCAAATCTATCAGACGACGGAAGAGAGTCGCTACACGCCACCGACAACGACTCAACTAGCCACCCAGATAGCTATTTCTGGATCGGTACAATGGCGGTCTGTCCCCCCACAATCCCAACTGCTCTTGCGGCATCAGTCTCTCCCCATTTTTGCCTTGCTCAAACAGATGAACGTCAATAGTAATAATGCTTTAGCCGAATCCCTGGCCTCAGGTATCGGTAATGGCCCCACGCTAGTAGCTCAGGTCACAGCCGCCACTGGTGTATCTACGAAGGAGATTCGCTTACAGAACGGTTCAGGGTTAGGACAGGATAATCGTCTCTCTCCCCGCGCTGTAGTGGCGTTACTCCTCGGTATTCAACAGGAGCTAAAGCCCCATCAGCTCACCCTTGCCGATGTCTTTCCAGTGGCCAAACGGGACCTGGGCACCATTGAAGATCGTCAGCTTCCCACTGCAGCAATTGTGAAAACTGGAACTCTATGGAATGTCAGTGCCCTCGCTGGGGTCATTCCGACTCAGAAATTAGGACCGGTATGGTTTACGATTATCAATCGCGGCGAGAATATTGACGGTTTTCGGAAAGACCAAGACCGTATCCTCCAACAGCTCACCCAACGCTTAGGGACAGATGCCAAAAACATCAATGACCTGCGCCCCAGCCGTCCCATGCCTACCGTAGGTGATCCCAAACGAAACCAAGTTGCTGGTCGCTAG
- the lptC gene encoding LPS export ABC transporter periplasmic protein LptC, with protein MTRPVAARDGIDISLIGLLSLIVFSCAPVRPGRPVPKQPQTSLHQAIFKRTDPTGQLLWQIQAEKAEAIDDVVQLQQIQGTFYHQQEPIYSLQAPYGQVHQQSNFIQLQGPLLVKDVRDRTTLRSQRLQWHPKTGQLIAQQQVLLQHPHFEIKGQRFQTSTQTQQSRLSGTVTVKWLDRDLQMQAQEISWFPRKETLAAHSVIPARVTVRPSANQPLTANRWPHVQSQRVELRLPSQQLVFDEAVEMRIADSKMHIKSPRVLVSLTEDQWHSPQGIHIQYQGISVWAKQGWLEPSRTLHLQHQVQVKGLPQKAQLRAQMLTWDMATQKVQARGQLIYQQLQPWIRMTGTKATGNLLQKTLEVEGGEAVVEIVP; from the coding sequence TTGACGAGACCCGTTGCTGCCAGAGATGGAATTGATATTTCTCTGATTGGCCTGCTCAGTCTCATTGTGTTCAGCTGTGCGCCTGTCAGACCTGGGCGTCCTGTTCCTAAGCAACCTCAAACCTCCCTGCACCAGGCTATCTTCAAGCGCACTGACCCGACTGGGCAGCTTTTGTGGCAGATACAGGCTGAAAAAGCCGAGGCGATTGACGATGTCGTTCAGCTCCAGCAGATTCAAGGAACTTTCTATCACCAGCAAGAACCGATCTATTCCCTGCAAGCCCCCTATGGTCAGGTTCATCAACAGTCAAACTTTATTCAGCTTCAAGGACCACTTCTCGTTAAGGATGTACGAGATCGCACCACTCTGCGAAGTCAGCGTCTACAGTGGCATCCTAAGACGGGCCAGCTGATTGCTCAACAGCAGGTTCTCCTGCAGCATCCCCATTTTGAAATCAAAGGGCAGCGATTTCAGACGTCTACCCAGACCCAGCAGTCCCGGTTATCAGGCACGGTCACAGTCAAATGGCTCGATCGAGATCTACAGATGCAGGCTCAGGAAATTAGCTGGTTCCCGAGGAAAGAAACCCTGGCGGCTCACAGTGTGATCCCTGCCAGGGTGACGGTGCGACCCAGTGCAAATCAGCCCCTCACTGCAAACCGTTGGCCGCACGTCCAATCTCAACGAGTGGAGTTGCGCTTGCCGTCTCAACAGCTTGTTTTTGATGAGGCCGTAGAGATGCGCATTGCCGATTCTAAAATGCACATTAAGAGTCCCCGCGTGCTGGTGAGCCTGACAGAAGATCAGTGGCATAGTCCCCAGGGTATACATATTCAATATCAAGGCATTTCTGTCTGGGCGAAACAGGGCTGGTTGGAACCGTCTCGAACCTTGCATTTACAACATCAGGTTCAGGTGAAAGGACTGCCTCAGAAGGCTCAGCTGCGGGCCCAGATGCTGACCTGGGATATGGCAACCCAAAAGGTCCAGGCTCGAGGGCAACTCATTTATCAACAGCTGCAACCTTGGATACGAATGACCGGCACGAAGGCTACGGGTAATCTACTCCAGAAAACTCTAGAAGTTGAAGGGGGAGAAGCGGTAGTGGAAATCGTTCCCTAG
- a CDS encoding NYN domain-containing protein has translation MIINPDMDQDSVFSAEQVLENRGRIAIFIDGSNLFYAALQLGIEIDYTKLLCRLTCGSRLLRSFFYTGVDPTNEKQQGFLLWMRRNGYRVITKELVQLPDGSKKANLDVEIAVDMMSLVGCYDTAILVSGDGDLAYAVDAVSYRGIRVEVVSLRSMTSDSLINVADRYIDLEGIKGDIQKASRSGYTYRPLSGITIAEPEAEDIVDPAFD, from the coding sequence ATGATTATCAATCCAGATATGGACCAAGACTCTGTGTTTTCAGCAGAGCAAGTACTTGAAAACCGTGGGCGTATCGCTATTTTCATAGATGGGTCTAATCTTTTTTATGCCGCTCTGCAGTTGGGCATTGAGATTGACTACACCAAATTGTTATGCCGTCTGACCTGTGGTTCGCGTTTATTGCGGTCCTTCTTTTATACCGGTGTTGATCCGACGAATGAAAAACAGCAGGGTTTTTTGCTGTGGATGCGCCGCAATGGTTACCGCGTCATTACAAAAGAGTTAGTCCAGCTGCCGGATGGTTCTAAAAAAGCCAATTTGGACGTTGAAATTGCCGTCGATATGATGTCGTTGGTAGGCTGTTACGATACAGCGATCTTAGTCAGTGGAGATGGCGACCTGGCTTATGCCGTAGATGCTGTTAGCTACCGTGGGATTCGTGTAGAAGTTGTTAGCTTACGCTCCATGACTAGCGACAGTTTGATCAACGTTGCCGATCGCTACATTGATCTTGAAGGCATTAAAGGCGATATTCAAAAAGCCTCCCGCTCCGGTTACACCTATCGCCCTTTATCAGGGATTACGATCGCGGAGCCAGAGGCTGAGGATATTGTTGATCCTGCCTTTGACTAA
- the metG gene encoding methionine--tRNA ligase: MTSSQTRRFALTTPLYYVNDLPHIGSAYTTMAADAIARFHRLQGDEVLLITGTDEHGQKIQRTAEQRGKAPQDHCDEIVAGYKDLWQRLNIQYDRFSRTTSPRHSQIVTEFFQRVWDKGDIYQGHQQGWYCVGCEEFKEERDLIEDNHCPIHKRPVEWRDEQNYFFRLSKYQDDLLQLFADQPDFIQPTSRRNEVLSFVERGLQDFSISRVNLDWGFPVPADDQHTLYVWFDALLGYVTALLDEDAEPTLENALSQWWPINLHLIGKDILRFHAVYWPAMLMSADLPLPHRVFGHGFLTKDGQKMGKSLGNTLDPIELVDRYGTDAVRYYFLKALEFGRDGDFSETRFIDVVNADLANSLGNLLNRTLKMAVKYCHGQVPDIDIQGVPEDHPLVQLGRTAGDQVAKAYQNLNFSQACNISLELVKAGNQFIDEQAPWSLYKKGEQDLVNEILYTVLESVRLSAYLLTPVIPNLSTQIYHQLGFKLDLNVNHDGDETTLHSIHSNWGGLPASQILGTPQPVFQKLEPLQAAAP; the protein is encoded by the coding sequence ATGACTTCCAGCCAAACCCGACGTTTTGCGCTGACCACACCGCTCTATTACGTTAACGATTTACCCCATATTGGCAGTGCCTACACCACGATGGCTGCAGATGCGATCGCACGGTTCCATCGCTTACAAGGGGATGAAGTATTGCTGATCACAGGCACGGATGAGCATGGTCAAAAAATTCAGCGGACGGCCGAACAGCGGGGTAAAGCACCACAAGATCATTGTGACGAAATCGTTGCTGGATACAAAGATTTATGGCAACGCCTCAATATTCAATACGATCGCTTTAGTCGGACCACGAGCCCTCGCCATAGTCAGATCGTTACCGAATTTTTTCAGCGAGTGTGGGATAAAGGTGACATTTATCAAGGACATCAGCAGGGCTGGTATTGTGTCGGTTGCGAAGAATTTAAAGAAGAACGCGACCTTATAGAAGACAACCACTGTCCCATCCACAAGCGGCCAGTGGAATGGCGAGATGAGCAAAATTACTTTTTCCGGCTGTCAAAGTATCAAGACGATCTACTTCAGTTATTTGCAGATCAGCCTGACTTTATCCAACCCACCAGCCGCCGGAATGAAGTCCTCAGTTTTGTCGAACGGGGATTACAAGACTTTTCCATTTCACGGGTGAACTTAGATTGGGGTTTTCCCGTACCGGCAGACGATCAGCATACGTTATATGTCTGGTTCGATGCCCTCCTCGGATATGTGACAGCGCTGCTAGATGAAGATGCAGAACCGACTTTAGAAAATGCCCTCAGCCAGTGGTGGCCCATCAATCTCCACTTAATTGGCAAAGATATTCTGCGGTTTCACGCGGTGTATTGGCCAGCAATGTTGATGTCGGCGGATCTGCCTTTGCCTCATCGAGTCTTTGGTCATGGTTTCTTGACCAAAGACGGGCAAAAAATGGGGAAAAGCCTGGGGAATACCCTCGATCCCATCGAATTGGTCGATCGCTATGGCACGGATGCAGTTCGATACTACTTTTTAAAAGCATTAGAGTTCGGCCGAGATGGTGACTTCAGTGAAACTCGCTTCATTGATGTGGTCAATGCGGATCTGGCCAATAGCCTAGGCAATTTACTGAATCGCACTCTAAAAATGGCCGTCAAATATTGTCATGGCCAGGTTCCCGATATTGATATTCAAGGGGTTCCTGAAGATCATCCGTTGGTGCAACTGGGTCGAACAGCGGGCGATCAAGTCGCAAAAGCTTACCAAAACTTAAATTTTAGTCAAGCTTGTAATATTTCTTTGGAGCTTGTCAAAGCTGGAAACCAGTTCATAGACGAGCAAGCACCCTGGTCGCTCTATAAAAAAGGAGAACAGGACTTAGTCAATGAGATCCTTTACACCGTTTTAGAATCGGTTAGACTGTCAGCATATCTGCTCACTCCGGTTATTCCTAACCTCAGTACACAGATATATCACCAGCTAGGGTTCAAGCTTGATTTGAATGTTAATCATGATGGGGATGAGACAACTTTACATTCTATTCATAGCAACTGGGGAGGGTTGCCCGCTAGCCAAATCTTAGGCACACCTCAACCCGTCTTCCAAAAATTAGAGCCTTTACAAGCTGCAGCACCCTAG
- a CDS encoding anti-sigma regulatory factor — MIASSLPPSAHRWQQVSFASTLYLCPILDCLLADIPIEEEAELRLGLQEALVNAAKHGNKLDPYKTIFVHFSISHSQGWWIISDQGAGFTPPDQCKTPPPPQKIPDEGCECGRGLYILHQIFDQVYWNGDGTELRLFKSIKSEVDKQLAWQN; from the coding sequence GTGATTGCTTCTTCGCTTCCGCCCAGTGCCCACCGATGGCAGCAAGTCAGTTTTGCATCAACCCTGTATCTTTGTCCAATCTTAGACTGCCTCCTTGCAGATATACCGATAGAGGAAGAGGCAGAACTCAGGTTAGGCTTGCAAGAAGCACTAGTTAACGCAGCGAAGCATGGAAATAAGTTGGATCCTTACAAGACCATCTTTGTGCATTTTTCGATCAGTCATTCCCAGGGCTGGTGGATTATTTCGGATCAAGGCGCAGGGTTTACGCCTCCAGATCAGTGCAAAACGCCGCCCCCTCCACAAAAGATTCCTGATGAAGGCTGTGAATGTGGTCGAGGGTTATATATTCTCCATCAGATTTTTGATCAAGTGTATTGGAACGGTGATGGTACGGAGCTGAGATTGTTCAAATCCATCAAATCTGAGGTTGATAAACAGCTCGCTTGGCAAAATTGA
- a CDS encoding MlaD family protein, with protein MRTRAVREGTVGLLVIFGLGLVTSLIFWVRGFNFGGRAYTLQVELADALGLSIGSPAKFRGVKVGHITQMRPQANRVVVEVEITSSTVLIPRQTKVETSQSGFVGQAALEFRPTEVEFSDASVEDLSPFEPDCDPRMILCQGDRLEGDSGNNLEELIRATMQIATQLGGTDLKATLNNLSQASKDISQLSKDTKVALKDVSRAARSVTQLSLDTRKQLRQFGVAAESVTAAAQQFDQLGGEVNTLVKGNKGTLVTSLQNLQETSQELKVVVTRLSPLLSRVEQGKLLDNLETLAANGAQASETLKLLTTDVNNPATVSELRQTLKSARETLDNASQITSDLKDITGNEEVRQNLIRLINGLGKLLSSSQDLEQQMQGVQKAPLTSAFSQSEAPSTPSQN; from the coding sequence ATGAGAACGCGAGCGGTACGAGAAGGGACAGTGGGATTGCTAGTCATCTTTGGCCTAGGACTCGTAACGAGTTTAATTTTTTGGGTGCGTGGTTTTAATTTTGGGGGTAGAGCGTACACCTTACAAGTTGAGTTAGCAGACGCTTTGGGGTTAAGTATCGGTAGTCCGGCTAAGTTCAGAGGGGTAAAGGTCGGTCATATTACGCAAATGCGGCCTCAGGCCAATCGAGTAGTGGTGGAAGTAGAAATTACGTCGAGTACCGTATTGATTCCTCGGCAGACCAAAGTTGAAACGAGCCAGTCAGGATTTGTGGGGCAGGCTGCATTAGAGTTTCGACCGACTGAGGTTGAGTTCAGCGATGCCTCTGTAGAAGATTTAAGCCCATTTGAGCCAGACTGTGACCCCCGTATGATCCTCTGTCAAGGGGATCGCCTGGAGGGCGACTCGGGCAACAATTTGGAAGAACTCATTCGCGCCACGATGCAGATTGCGACGCAGTTAGGAGGCACAGACTTAAAGGCTACTCTCAATAACTTATCTCAGGCTTCCAAGGATATTAGCCAACTCAGCAAAGATACAAAGGTTGCCTTAAAAGATGTGTCCCGTGCTGCCCGCAGTGTAACCCAACTCAGTTTGGATACCCGTAAACAACTACGACAGTTTGGTGTTGCTGCTGAATCAGTGACAGCAGCAGCGCAACAGTTCGATCAATTAGGCGGTGAAGTGAATACCCTGGTGAAGGGAAATAAAGGCACTTTAGTGACTTCTCTCCAGAATTTGCAAGAGACGAGCCAAGAACTGAAGGTCGTGGTGACTCGTTTGAGTCCTTTGCTCAGCCGGGTTGAACAAGGCAAGCTATTGGATAACCTAGAAACCTTAGCGGCGAATGGTGCTCAGGCCTCTGAAACTCTCAAGCTCTTGACGACAGATGTGAATAACCCAGCCACGGTATCAGAGCTGCGCCAGACTTTAAAATCAGCTCGAGAGACATTGGATAATGCTAGCCAAATTACGTCGGATCTCAAAGACATTACCGGTAATGAGGAGGTCAGGCAAAATTTAATTCGTTTAATTAACGGCCTCGGTAAGCTACTATCTTCTAGCCAGGATTTGGAACAACAAATGCAAGGGGTTCAAAAGGCACCACTCACGTCTGCTTTTTCTCAATCGGAGGCTCCATCGACTCCCTCTCAAAATTGA
- a CDS encoding ABC transporter ATP-binding protein: MAEPLIELKGISKAFGKHVVLDGADLTIYPGDALAILGPSGTGKSTILRIIAGLLAPDKGEVYINGKRRCGSLDNFDNPIRMSMVFQQAALFDSLTVEENVGFFLYQNSALPRQRIRDLVNEKLEVVGLPGIGHLFPAELSGGMRKRVSFARAILDNPDDDLDDPKILLYDEPTAGLDPIASTMIEDLILELQRSSGCETYAIVTHQNSTIRRNGKRLVLLYQGQVQWQGIWDEIETSDNPYLQQFMSGSVQGPMDLVGDYL; this comes from the coding sequence ATGGCCGAGCCCTTAATTGAACTCAAAGGAATTTCTAAAGCCTTTGGTAAACATGTGGTGTTGGATGGGGCTGACCTCACGATTTATCCAGGGGATGCACTCGCGATTTTAGGTCCTTCCGGGACGGGGAAATCAACGATACTCCGAATTATTGCGGGTTTACTGGCACCGGATAAAGGAGAGGTTTATATCAATGGCAAACGCCGTTGTGGGTCTTTAGATAATTTCGATAACCCTATTCGCATGAGTATGGTGTTTCAACAGGCAGCGTTATTTGACTCCCTGACGGTTGAAGAGAATGTCGGATTTTTCCTGTACCAGAATTCTGCTTTGCCGAGGCAGCGAATTCGAGATTTAGTGAACGAGAAATTGGAAGTGGTGGGTCTGCCAGGAATTGGCCACCTTTTTCCGGCAGAACTGTCTGGGGGGATGCGGAAACGGGTGAGCTTTGCCAGAGCCATTTTGGATAATCCCGATGATGACTTAGATGATCCTAAAATTTTGCTCTACGATGAGCCCACGGCAGGGCTTGATCCCATTGCCTCCACGATGATTGAAGATTTGATCTTAGAACTGCAACGCTCTTCTGGCTGTGAGACCTATGCTATTGTTACCCACCAAAACAGTACGATTCGTCGTAATGGCAAACGCTTGGTCTTGCTCTATCAAGGTCAAGTGCAATGGCAAGGCATTTGGGATGAAATCGAAACGTCTGATAATCCCTATCTACAGCAATTTATGAGTGGAAGTGTGCAAGGCCCCATGGATTTGGTGGGAGATTACTTGTAG